A window of the Caldibacillus debilis DSM 16016 genome harbors these coding sequences:
- a CDS encoding flavodoxin has product MRVLISYASFSGNTKEVAEIIENRLAREGFAVEKYRINRLNRDIPDLSRFDLIFLGTFTWGKGATPEIVKDFVYKIGYKPANVFIFGTGDTQFGGDELFCKACDKLAKFYGSTYEPLKIEQSPRGAQEKKVTEWTEGVIEHWKSSLKKQPFWSRKIRTDRPPFSAGRPAGS; this is encoded by the coding sequence GTGCGCGTCCTGATCAGTTATGCCAGCTTCAGCGGAAATACGAAAGAAGTGGCCGAGATCATCGAAAACCGGTTGGCCCGGGAAGGATTTGCCGTCGAGAAATACCGGATCAACCGCCTTAACCGGGACATCCCCGACCTTTCCCGTTTCGATCTCATCTTTCTCGGCACCTTTACCTGGGGAAAGGGGGCCACTCCGGAAATCGTCAAGGATTTTGTTTATAAAATCGGCTATAAACCGGCAAATGTCTTCATATTTGGCACCGGGGACACTCAATTCGGCGGCGACGAGTTATTTTGCAAAGCCTGCGACAAGCTCGCCAAATTTTACGGATCGACCTATGAACCTTTAAAAATCGAACAAAGCCCCCGGGGTGCCCAGGAAAAGAAAGTTACGGAATGGACGGAGGGAGTGATCGAACATTGGAAAAGCTCCTTAAAAAAGCAACCGTTTTGGAGCCGGAAAATCCGAACAGATCGACCGCCCTTTTCGGCGGGAAGGCCAGCGGGATCTTAA
- the murB gene encoding UDP-N-acetylmuramate dehydrogenase, translated as MDKKEIYERLTTIVDKKNICVDEWLKRHTFTRLGGKADFFVTPETYDEVQGLIKFAKANQIPLTLIGNGSNLIVRDGGIRGIVMSLTKFNKITVDGNYLIAQSGAGIIEASQEALKAGLTGLEFACGIPGTVGGALYMNAGAYGGEIKDVLDHALVIDKDGNFVKRKAEDFGFSYRYSNISKNGDIVLEAVFRLKPGKYEEIKALMDDLTERRRAKQPLEYPSCGSVFKRPKGYYAGKLIQDSGLQGFRIGGAEVSKKHAGFIVNVDNATASDYIRVIEHVQKTVKEKFNVTLETEVKIIGEDPKEGEG; from the coding sequence ATGGATAAGAAGGAAATCTACGAACGGTTGACTACCATAGTGGATAAAAAAAATATTTGCGTGGATGAATGGCTGAAACGGCATACCTTCACCCGTCTGGGAGGAAAGGCCGATTTTTTCGTGACGCCGGAAACCTATGATGAAGTGCAGGGATTGATCAAATTCGCCAAAGCCAATCAGATTCCGCTCACCCTGATCGGCAACGGATCCAATTTGATCGTCCGCGACGGCGGCATCCGCGGCATCGTCATGTCCCTTACCAAGTTTAATAAAATCACCGTAGACGGGAACTATCTCATCGCCCAAAGCGGAGCGGGCATTATCGAAGCTTCCCAGGAAGCCCTCAAGGCGGGTTTGACCGGATTGGAATTCGCCTGCGGGATCCCCGGGACGGTGGGCGGCGCCCTTTACATGAACGCGGGGGCCTACGGGGGAGAGATCAAAGATGTTTTGGACCATGCCCTCGTCATTGACAAAGACGGCAATTTCGTCAAACGGAAGGCGGAGGATTTCGGCTTTTCCTATCGCTACAGCAACATCAGCAAAAACGGGGATATCGTTTTGGAAGCCGTCTTCCGCCTGAAGCCGGGGAAATACGAGGAAATCAAGGCTCTGATGGATGATTTGACGGAAAGGCGCCGGGCCAAACAGCCGCTGGAATACCCTTCCTGCGGGAGCGTTTTCAAACGCCCGAAGGGCTATTATGCCGGAAAACTCATCCAGGACTCGGGCCTTCAAGGATTCCGCATCGGCGGGGCGGAAGTATCCAAGAAACATGCCGGTTTCATCGTCAATGTGGACAACGCCACCGCCTCCGACTACATCCGCGTGATCGAACATGTGCAAAAGACGGTCAAAGAAAAATTCAACGTCACCTTGGAAACGGAAGTGAAGATCATCGGGGAAGATCCAAAAGAGGGAGAGGGATAA
- a CDS encoding ribonucleoside-diphosphate reductase subunit alpha — protein MITTAKNQGIDKNRLETLIDWAASFDGAPLNGLPAYKEKIFRTIAQRQELTEDRLTRLLIATALENVDEANPQWSFAAARIYLDDLYRQASENRGYAKELKYGDYYRLQKTLVEKGIYSPNILEKYTEEEIRLLSRIIDPDKDLLFDYTGLHTLATRYLAADHDKNIYELPQERWLTIALYLMQDEPKERRPHLVREAYWALSNLYMTVATPTLANAGLAHGQLSSCFIDTVADSLIDIYNSNTDAARLSKDGGGIGVYMGKVRSRGSSIKGFKGASSGVIPWIKQLNNTAVSVDQLGRRKGAICVYLDVWHADILSFLDLKLNNGDERQRAHDIFTGVCIPDLFMEQVEKRGDWYLFDPHEVKRVMGFALEDFYDEEPGNGSFREKYFACVHDDRLSKQKIPAIQIMARIMKSQLETGTPFMFYRDQVNRMNPNKHAGMIYASNLCTEIAQNMSPTVQYEETMDGDVIITRKKAGDFVVCNLSSVHLGKAVPDQVLERLIPIQVRMLDNVIDLNTISVKQAAATNKKYRAIGLGTFGWHHLLALKRIHWESEEAVELADRLYEKIARLAIRASIELAKEKGPYPLFEGSEWQTGEYFAKRGYLTGENAEEWEEIRKMTQKHGIRNGYLMAVAPTSSTSVIAGSTSGIDPVFKPFYYEEKKDYKLPVVAPDLDHRTYDIYRRSAYIVDQRWSIRQNAARQKHIDQSVSFNFYVPHNIRAKVLLDLHLQAWKSGLKTTYYVRSTASDIEECSWCAS, from the coding sequence ATGATCACGACCGCGAAAAATCAGGGAATTGACAAAAACAGGCTGGAAACCTTGATCGATTGGGCGGCTTCTTTTGACGGCGCCCCGTTGAACGGCCTTCCGGCTTACAAGGAAAAAATCTTTCGGACCATCGCACAGAGACAAGAACTGACGGAAGACCGGCTGACCCGATTGCTCATTGCAACCGCATTGGAAAATGTGGACGAAGCGAACCCGCAATGGAGCTTTGCCGCAGCCAGAATATACTTGGACGATCTTTACCGCCAAGCGAGTGAAAACCGGGGATATGCGAAAGAGTTAAAATACGGGGATTACTACCGGCTGCAAAAAACATTGGTGGAGAAAGGCATTTATTCTCCAAACATCCTGGAAAAATATACGGAAGAGGAGATCCGCCTGCTTTCCCGGATCATCGATCCGGACAAGGACCTGCTTTTTGACTATACCGGTTTACATACCTTGGCGACCAGATATTTGGCCGCCGACCATGACAAAAACATCTATGAACTCCCCCAAGAGCGATGGCTGACGATCGCCTTGTATTTGATGCAAGATGAACCGAAGGAACGGCGCCCCCACCTCGTTCGTGAGGCCTACTGGGCATTATCGAACCTTTACATGACGGTCGCCACTCCCACATTGGCCAATGCCGGGCTGGCCCACGGCCAACTGTCCAGCTGTTTTATCGATACGGTGGCGGATTCGCTCATCGACATCTACAACAGCAATACCGACGCGGCCAGGCTCTCCAAAGACGGCGGAGGAATCGGGGTATATATGGGGAAAGTGAGGAGCCGCGGCAGCTCCATCAAAGGTTTTAAAGGGGCATCATCCGGTGTCATCCCATGGATTAAACAACTGAACAACACGGCCGTGAGCGTCGATCAGCTCGGGCGGCGGAAGGGCGCCATATGCGTTTACCTCGATGTTTGGCACGCCGATATCCTTTCCTTTTTGGATTTAAAATTGAACAACGGGGATGAAAGGCAGCGGGCCCATGACATTTTCACCGGCGTCTGCATTCCCGACCTGTTTATGGAACAGGTGGAAAAGCGGGGAGACTGGTACTTGTTTGATCCCCACGAAGTGAAGCGGGTCATGGGGTTCGCCTTGGAAGACTTTTATGATGAGGAACCGGGAAACGGCTCCTTCCGGGAAAAATACTTTGCTTGCGTCCATGATGACCGGTTATCGAAACAAAAAATTCCCGCGATTCAAATCATGGCGCGAATCATGAAGTCCCAGCTGGAAACGGGCACCCCGTTCATGTTTTACCGCGATCAAGTGAACCGCATGAATCCGAACAAGCACGCCGGGATGATCTACGCGAGCAATCTTTGCACGGAGATTGCCCAAAACATGTCGCCTACGGTTCAATACGAGGAAACGATGGACGGGGATGTGATCATCACCCGCAAAAAAGCCGGGGATTTTGTGGTTTGCAACCTGTCCTCCGTCCATTTGGGAAAAGCGGTTCCCGATCAAGTCCTGGAACGGCTCATTCCCATCCAGGTGCGGATGCTGGACAACGTGATCGATTTAAACACCATCAGCGTCAAACAGGCTGCGGCCACGAACAAGAAATATCGGGCGATCGGCCTCGGCACCTTCGGCTGGCATCACCTGCTGGCTTTGAAAAGGATCCATTGGGAATCGGAGGAAGCGGTTGAACTGGCGGACAGACTGTATGAAAAAATCGCCCGTTTGGCCATTCGGGCGAGCATCGAACTGGCGAAAGAAAAAGGGCCGTACCCGCTGTTTGAGGGAAGTGAGTGGCAAACGGGGGAATACTTCGCCAAAAGAGGTTATTTGACGGGCGAAAATGCCGAAGAATGGGAGGAAATTCGAAAAATGACCCAAAAGCACGGCATCCGCAACGGCTATTTGATGGCCGTCGCCCCCACATCCAGCACGTCCGTCATCGCCGGTTCCACCAGCGGCATCGATCCCGTTTTTAAACCCTTTTATTACGAGGAAAAGAAGGATTACAAGCTGCCGGTTGTGGCTCCCGATCTGGATCACCGCACCTATGACATTTACCGCCGGTCGGCCTACATCGTCGATCAGCGCTGGTCCATCCGGCAAAACGCGGCGAGACAGAAGCATATTGACCAATCGGTTTCCTTCAATTTTTACGTTCCCCACAATATCCGGGCAAAGGTTTTGCTCGACCTTCATCTGCAGGCCTGGAAATCGGGACTAAAAACCACCTATTACGTCCGGTCCACGGCATCCGATATCGAGGAGTGTTCCTGGTGCGCGTCCTGA
- a CDS encoding pseudouridine-5'-phosphate glycosidase, producing MTGEQYLHFSEEVREAKEKGRPIVALESTIISHGMPYPQNLQTALELERIIRENGAVPATIAVIDGKIRIGLSEKDIEFLAEHRGIHKASRRDLPYLISTRQHGATTVAATMICAALAGIRVFATGGIGGVHREAQITMDISADLEELARTNVAVVCSGAKSILDLGLTLEYLETRGVPVIGYRTDRLPAFYTRTSPHKVDFRLDSPGEIAELIKTKWDLGLGGGVVVANPVPEAESMDEAMIGEIIERALAEAKERKIRGKEVTPFLLGRIKDLTGGKSLAANIALVKNNAKLAAEISVALHTLEKDR from the coding sequence ATGACAGGAGAACAATATTTGCATTTTTCCGAGGAAGTCAGGGAAGCGAAGGAAAAAGGGAGACCGATCGTCGCCCTGGAATCGACGATCATTTCCCACGGGATGCCATATCCGCAAAATTTGCAAACCGCTTTGGAACTGGAACGGATCATTCGCGAAAACGGGGCGGTGCCTGCCACCATCGCCGTCATCGACGGGAAGATCCGCATCGGCCTGAGCGAAAAGGACATCGAATTTTTGGCGGAACACCGGGGGATTCATAAGGCGAGCCGCCGGGACCTGCCCTATTTGATTTCCACCCGGCAGCACGGGGCGACGACGGTGGCGGCGACGATGATCTGCGCGGCCCTGGCGGGGATCAGGGTGTTCGCCACCGGCGGGATCGGCGGCGTTCACCGGGAAGCCCAGATCACGATGGACATTTCCGCCGACCTGGAGGAATTGGCCAGGACCAATGTGGCCGTCGTATGTTCCGGCGCCAAGTCGATATTGGATCTGGGCCTGACTTTGGAATACTTGGAGACCCGGGGCGTCCCGGTCATCGGCTATCGGACGGACCGTCTGCCGGCCTTTTACACGAGGACGAGCCCCCACAAAGTGGACTTCCGGCTGGATTCCCCCGGAGAGATCGCCGAATTGATCAAAACGAAGTGGGACCTCGGACTGGGGGGCGGCGTGGTCGTCGCCAACCCGGTGCCAGAAGCGGAATCCATGGACGAAGCGATGATCGGGGAGATCATCGAAAGGGCGCTCGCGGAAGCGAAAGAGCGGAAGATCCGGGGCAAGGAGGTCACTCCCTTTTTATTGGGCAGGATCAAAGATTTGACGGGCGGAAAAAGTTTGGCGGCCAATATCGCCCTCGTGAAAAATAACGCGAAGCTTGCCGCGGAAATCAGCGTCGCTTTGCATACGTTGGAAAAGGACCGCTAA
- a CDS encoding zinc-dependent alcohol dehydrogenase family protein: protein MKAAKIIEHKKPLEIHDVPEPTPGPDDAVIRIEACGICRTDWHSWQGDFSWIGLAPELPITPGHEFGGIVEEVGKNVKSFRPGDRVTVPFHWGCGRCDYCKKGRPNLCENLKIYGLVSGLEGGYAEYILIPNADFNLIKLPENVDGLTAAAAGCRYMTGYHGVVRGNVKPGDWVAVQGAGGVGLSAIQVATALGAQVIAVDIDDEKLENAKKEGAVAVVNAKKENVPEAIKEITKGGAHVGLDALGIKDTVLNSVLSLRKGGRHVQIGLTTSAEGGYVSLPVDLITASEIEFVGSLGNPQPDYSGLLALISSGRLNPKRLVEQEVSLSDVNRIFDNMTHYKTKGFNVITSFK from the coding sequence ATGAAAGCGGCCAAAATTATCGAGCATAAAAAACCGTTGGAAATTCACGATGTTCCTGAACCCACACCTGGTCCGGATGATGCAGTTATCCGAATTGAAGCCTGCGGGATTTGCCGCACGGACTGGCATTCTTGGCAAGGGGACTTCTCGTGGATCGGTTTGGCACCCGAACTGCCCATCACGCCCGGGCATGAGTTCGGCGGCATCGTTGAAGAGGTCGGCAAAAATGTGAAATCGTTCCGTCCCGGAGACCGTGTAACCGTTCCCTTCCATTGGGGCTGCGGGCGCTGCGATTATTGTAAAAAAGGCAGGCCGAATTTATGCGAAAATCTTAAAATCTATGGACTGGTTTCCGGCCTGGAAGGCGGATATGCCGAATATATCCTCATCCCCAATGCGGATTTTAACCTGATCAAACTGCCGGAAAATGTCGATGGCTTGACAGCGGCTGCCGCAGGCTGCCGATACATGACCGGCTACCATGGCGTCGTCAGGGGAAATGTGAAACCCGGGGACTGGGTAGCCGTGCAAGGAGCCGGCGGCGTCGGGCTTTCCGCCATTCAAGTGGCCACGGCCCTGGGGGCTCAAGTCATCGCAGTCGACATCGATGATGAAAAACTGGAAAACGCCAAAAAGGAAGGCGCCGTTGCGGTAGTAAATGCCAAAAAGGAAAACGTGCCCGAAGCGATTAAAGAAATTACAAAGGGCGGGGCACATGTCGGACTGGACGCTTTAGGAATCAAGGATACCGTCCTGAACTCCGTGCTGTCCCTGCGAAAAGGGGGAAGACATGTCCAGATCGGTCTGACGACTTCGGCAGAAGGAGGATACGTTTCCCTCCCCGTCGACTTAATTACGGCATCCGAAATCGAGTTTGTCGGCAGCCTCGGCAATCCTCAACCTGACTACAGCGGCCTGTTAGCCTTGATTTCCTCCGGCCGCCTGAACCCGAAACGGCTGGTCGAACAGGAAGTCAGCTTGAGCGATGTCAACCGGATCTTCGACAATATGACCCATTATAAAACGAAAGGATTCAACGTCATCACCTCATTTAAGTGA
- a CDS encoding carbohydrate kinase: MANEKEKQILALIKKNPFISQNEIARELKLSRSAVANYISSLMRKGEIVGRAYILPRERKITCIGGANIDQKMYLSGNIKWRTSNPVRTEKSLGGVARNIAENLGRLGAAVSLVTVLGNDEAGKWLQESTGAWADLSPAMNISGANTGHYTAIIDGSGEMIVALADMGIYDRVAAGQLAERWNHIGSSSFVLLDTNFPKDVIQYVITRCREEKIPLAVATVSVPKAEKLPEDLSGIKLLIVNRDEAEAVAKTEFSEKNPLPLADVLFRRGLEKLVVTAGEKGVFYFDRSGFCGHLPAPEAEVRDVTGAGDALAAGVIYGLNEGKDLTSACQIGLACSYLTVQSEKTVAEELNGELLAETVRNLWNDTESNMEGDF; this comes from the coding sequence ATGGCAAATGAAAAGGAAAAGCAGATTCTGGCATTAATCAAAAAAAATCCCTTTATCTCCCAAAATGAAATCGCCCGGGAACTGAAGCTTTCCCGTTCGGCCGTGGCCAATTACATTTCCTCTTTGATGAGAAAAGGGGAGATCGTCGGCAGGGCCTATATCCTGCCACGGGAAAGAAAAATTACTTGCATCGGCGGGGCCAACATTGACCAAAAGATGTATCTTTCCGGGAACATCAAATGGCGGACGTCCAACCCGGTCCGTACGGAAAAATCGTTGGGAGGCGTGGCGAGGAATATCGCGGAAAATCTCGGCAGATTGGGGGCGGCGGTGTCGTTGGTCACCGTCCTCGGCAATGATGAAGCCGGAAAATGGCTGCAGGAATCGACGGGGGCGTGGGCGGATTTAAGCCCCGCGATGAACATTTCCGGGGCCAATACCGGCCACTACACGGCCATCATCGACGGGAGCGGGGAAATGATCGTCGCTCTGGCCGATATGGGGATCTACGACCGGGTCGCCGCCGGCCAGTTGGCGGAACGGTGGAATCACATCGGTTCATCTTCCTTTGTTTTGCTCGATACGAACTTTCCCAAGGATGTGATCCAATATGTGATCACAAGGTGCAGGGAGGAAAAAATCCCCCTGGCGGTCGCGACGGTGTCCGTTCCCAAGGCGGAAAAGCTTCCGGAAGATTTATCCGGAATCAAGCTGTTGATCGTCAACCGGGATGAAGCGGAGGCCGTCGCCAAAACCGAGTTTTCCGAAAAAAATCCGCTCCCCCTTGCCGATGTGCTGTTCCGGCGGGGCCTGGAAAAATTGGTGGTAACCGCCGGAGAGAAGGGAGTCTTTTATTTTGACCGGTCCGGTTTCTGCGGTCATCTCCCGGCGCCGGAGGCGGAAGTCCGGGACGTGACGGGAGCGGGGGATGCGTTGGCGGCCGGAGTCATCTACGGACTGAATGAAGGGAAGGATCTTACGTCGGCCTGCCAAATCGGGCTCGCCTGCTCCTATCTGACGGTTCAGTCGGAAAAAACCGTGGCGGAAGAATTGAACGGGGAACTTTTGGCGGAAACCGTCCGGAACCTTTGGAACGATACGGAATCAAACATGGAAGGGGATTTTTGA
- a CDS encoding ribonucleotide-diphosphate reductase subunit beta has protein sequence MDGGSDRTLEKLLKKATVLEPENPNRSTALFGGKASGILNWNDIAYPHFYDYREQIRALFWRASEVDMTHDVKQFPSLSAGEQNAFLKIIGLLATLDGPQTDIAMRISHYSTDPSVKSIMATIADQESEHNHSYAYVLSSVATLDLQIASFETGRRDPVLLKRNERIMKVYNEFAEHPTILNVLKTMVYSSLLEGLYFYSGFAFFYHLARHQKMVGTSAMISYINRDELQHGRFISELFRATLAENPEYNTETFIDWVYGQFRHAVEQETIWSRYILKDIDGIDLTEMEGYIQYRANKMLRLLGLSDLYENRTENPMKWIRAYVDNFDGTKTDFFEQKSRQYIKVGDLNGFDEL, from the coding sequence ATGGACGGAGGGAGTGATCGAACATTGGAAAAGCTCCTTAAAAAAGCAACCGTTTTGGAGCCGGAAAATCCGAACAGATCGACCGCCCTTTTCGGCGGGAAGGCCAGCGGGATCTTAAATTGGAATGATATCGCCTACCCCCATTTTTACGATTACCGGGAACAGATCCGCGCTTTGTTCTGGCGGGCGAGCGAAGTGGATATGACCCATGATGTGAAGCAATTTCCGAGCCTCTCCGCCGGGGAACAAAATGCCTTTTTAAAAATCATCGGGCTGCTCGCCACCCTGGACGGCCCGCAAACGGATATTGCCATGCGCATTTCCCATTATTCCACGGACCCGTCGGTCAAATCGATCATGGCGACCATCGCCGATCAGGAAAGCGAACATAACCACAGTTACGCCTATGTGCTCTCTTCCGTCGCCACCTTAGATCTGCAGATCGCATCCTTCGAGACGGGCCGCCGGGATCCCGTTTTATTGAAACGGAACGAACGGATCATGAAGGTCTATAATGAATTCGCGGAACATCCCACGATTTTGAACGTGTTGAAAACCATGGTGTATTCCTCCCTGCTGGAAGGATTGTACTTCTATTCCGGATTTGCCTTCTTTTATCATTTGGCCAGGCATCAAAAAATGGTCGGAACATCGGCCATGATCTCCTATATCAACCGGGATGAACTGCAGCACGGACGTTTTATCAGCGAATTGTTCCGGGCCACCTTGGCGGAAAACCCGGAGTATAACACGGAAACGTTCATCGATTGGGTGTACGGCCAATTCCGGCACGCCGTCGAACAGGAAACGATCTGGAGCCGGTATATCCTGAAAGATATCGACGGCATCGATTTGACGGAAATGGAGGGATACATCCAATACCGGGCCAATAAAATGCTCCGCCTTCTCGGGTTGAGCGATCTTTATGAAAACCGCACGGAAAACCCGATGAAATGGATCCGCGCCTACGTCGATAATTTCGACGGAACCAAGACAGACTTTTTCGAACAAAAATCCCGCCAATATATAAAAGTCGGGGACTTGAACGGGTTCGACGAATTGTAG
- a CDS encoding inorganic phosphate transporter, whose translation METGLLVTILIVIFALAFDFINGFHDTANAIATSVSTKALKPRQAILLAAIMNFLGAMSFTGVAKTITKDIVDPMSLPDGSTVILAALIAAIAWNLITWYFGIPSSSSHALIGSVAGASVASMGFGILNYSGFIKIIESLIFSPIIAFVVGYIIYSIFKVVFKNLNLPKTNKRFRYFQILTAALQAYTHGTNDAQKAMGIITMALLAGNYISDPEVPHWVQFSCALAMGLGTSVGGWKIIKTVGAKIMKIRPVNGVAADLTGATVIFGATFIHLPVSTTHVISSAILGVGASHRIRGVKWDTAQRMVLTWFITLPISALLAGFCYLILDLFL comes from the coding sequence ATGGAGACAGGACTGCTGGTTACCATACTGATCGTCATCTTCGCTTTAGCCTTCGATTTTATCAACGGGTTTCACGACACGGCCAACGCCATCGCAACGAGCGTATCGACGAAGGCATTAAAACCGAGACAGGCCATCCTCCTGGCGGCCATCATGAATTTTCTCGGGGCGATGAGTTTTACCGGCGTAGCGAAAACGATCACGAAGGACATCGTCGACCCCATGTCCTTGCCGGACGGATCGACGGTCATTTTGGCCGCCCTTATCGCCGCCATAGCCTGGAATTTGATAACCTGGTATTTCGGAATCCCGAGCAGCTCTTCCCATGCCCTCATCGGCTCCGTGGCCGGCGCGTCCGTCGCGAGCATGGGATTTGGAATTCTCAATTATTCCGGATTCATCAAGATTATCGAGTCCTTGATCTTTTCTCCCATTATCGCATTTGTTGTCGGATATATCATCTATTCGATTTTTAAAGTCGTTTTCAAAAACCTCAATCTCCCGAAAACGAACAAACGGTTCCGATATTTTCAAATTCTCACCGCCGCCTTACAAGCCTATACCCACGGGACCAACGACGCCCAAAAGGCCATGGGCATTATCACAATGGCCTTGCTGGCGGGGAACTACATCAGTGATCCGGAAGTCCCCCACTGGGTACAATTTTCCTGCGCCCTGGCCATGGGTTTGGGCACCTCGGTAGGCGGGTGGAAAATCATTAAAACCGTCGGGGCAAAAATCATGAAGATCCGCCCCGTGAACGGGGTTGCCGCCGACTTGACCGGGGCGACGGTCATCTTCGGCGCCACCTTCATCCATTTGCCCGTCAGCACCACCCACGTGATTTCCTCCGCCATCCTCGGCGTGGGCGCTTCCCACCGCATCCGCGGCGTGAAGTGGGATACGGCGCAGCGGATGGTGTTGACTTGGTTTATCACCCTGCCCATTTCCGCCCTGTTGGCAGGATTTTGCTACTTGATTTTGGATCTGTTCCTTTGA
- a CDS encoding DUF47 domain-containing protein — MPLHRKKDKFSQLLCDISNNLKEASAFFYDYKIKNGNDLKFFAERVKEHEAKGDSFVHTITRELNHTFITPIEREDIMQLAMMLDDVLDGLEETAARLHMYDITTPTKSMSDFVFLLNQCAIEIDQSIQLLANKKLTEIHEHAVKIKEYESNCDQLLREAVRDLFLTEKDPLKIIQYKEIYELLEEVADHCQAVANTLETVVMKNV, encoded by the coding sequence ATGCCGTTGCACCGGAAAAAAGACAAATTTTCCCAATTGCTTTGCGACATTTCAAACAATTTGAAGGAAGCATCCGCTTTTTTTTATGACTATAAAATCAAAAACGGGAACGATTTGAAATTTTTCGCCGAACGGGTGAAAGAACATGAGGCGAAGGGAGATTCCTTCGTCCATACCATCACGAGGGAATTGAACCATACGTTCATCACGCCGATCGAACGGGAAGATATCATGCAATTGGCCATGATGCTGGACGATGTCTTGGACGGGCTCGAGGAAACGGCCGCAAGGCTCCACATGTACGACATTACCACACCGACAAAAAGCATGTCCGATTTTGTTTTCCTTTTAAATCAATGCGCCATTGAAATCGACCAAAGCATCCAATTGCTCGCCAACAAAAAATTGACGGAAATCCATGAGCATGCCGTAAAAATCAAAGAGTACGAATCCAACTGCGACCAGCTGCTCCGGGAAGCGGTAAGGGACTTGTTTTTGACGGAAAAGGATCCCTTGAAAATCATCCAATACAAGGAAATCTACGAACTTTTGGAAGAGGTTGCCGATCATTGCCAGGCCGTGGCCAATACGCTGGAAACGGTAGTCATGAAGAACGTATGA
- a CDS encoding DUF1002 domain-containing protein, with protein sequence MMKKVLLAAFGCILAFSAFAGNVFADDQQGETKAVDEKYGPPIVVYGANLSKEQKEKTKQLLRVDEEPEVIEITVTGEDIKKYINGDPNSRMYSSAKITRLKEGEGIQVIQLTPENITEVTDSMYANALITAGVKDAKIEVASPIKVTGHSALTGIFKAYENTGEKLDTVRLETANEELNVVTDLVKKGGVDEEKASQLLTEIKQDIAENKPASREEVEKIVEDELKNLKIDLTDEQKRMLIDLFDKIRQLDIDYSQVKDQLADLSKTIKSKLEEAGVDEGFFRSLWNFIKDFFRSVVDFVKGLFG encoded by the coding sequence ATGATGAAAAAGGTTTTGCTGGCGGCGTTCGGATGCATTCTTGCCTTCAGTGCGTTTGCGGGAAATGTTTTCGCCGATGACCAACAGGGGGAAACGAAGGCGGTGGATGAAAAGTATGGGCCGCCGATCGTTGTGTACGGGGCGAACTTATCGAAGGAACAAAAGGAAAAGACGAAGCAGCTTTTGCGGGTGGACGAGGAGCCGGAAGTGATCGAGATTACCGTAACGGGGGAGGACATTAAAAAGTATATCAACGGCGACCCGAATTCCCGGATGTATTCTTCGGCGAAAATCACCAGGCTGAAGGAGGGGGAAGGGATCCAAGTGATCCAATTGACCCCGGAAAACATTACCGAAGTGACGGACAGCATGTATGCCAACGCCTTGATTACGGCGGGGGTGAAAGACGCGAAGATCGAAGTGGCTTCCCCGATAAAAGTAACCGGGCATTCGGCCTTGACGGGAATTTTTAAAGCCTATGAAAATACCGGGGAAAAATTGGATACCGTCCGGCTGGAGACGGCCAATGAAGAGCTCAACGTGGTGACCGATCTTGTGAAAAAAGGGGGCGTCGATGAGGAAAAGGCCAGCCAGCTGTTGACGGAGATCAAGCAGGATATCGCCGAAAACAAGCCGGCCTCCAGGGAAGAAGTGGAAAAAATCGTGGAAGATGAACTGAAAAATTTGAAGATCGACCTGACGGATGAACAAAAACGGATGCTGATTGATTTATTCGATAAGATCCGGCAGCTGGACATCGATTATAGCCAGGTGAAGGATCAGCTGGCGGATTTGTCGAAAACGATTAAAAGCAAGCTGGAAGAAGCGGGGGTGGATGAAGGCTTCTTCCGGTCGCTGTGGAATTTTATCAAGGATTTCTTCCGTTCGGTGGTCGATTTCGTGAAAGGATTGTTCGGTTGA